The Deltaproteobacteria bacterium region TGCCACTCCCACGAGGGAAAGCCGAAGTGGAACGCGAGCCGATTTGCGGGCTCGAGGAACTGGTACACCTCATCCGGATGGATCCGGCCGCTCTGGAGCGCCGCCAGCAGCGCGGTGAAGACCGCCGCCGCCGCTGCGAGGACGCGGTCGATCCGGATCCGCGCGGATCCGTCGGCAGGCGGGGCGCTGGCGCTCTCGACGCTCACGGGAACGTCGGCCTCCAGCCCGCAGGCGGGGGCTGACAGCCGCCGTCGCGTCGATAGAGAACGAACCGCTCATAACGACCCACCTGAACGTACGCGTCGGGCACGCGCTGCACGTCCAGGGCGATGATGTAGTTCGCGCCGGAGAGCTCCATCTGGCCCATCCGGAAGAAGTAGGGCACCCCGCGATGGAGATACGTGTAGCCACCAGTCCAAGCGGGCCCCTGGCCGGTCACCACCACGCCGCAGAGGTCGTCGCGCGCTCCGACCTGAAGGAGAAGGCGGCTGGTCGCCTCATCGGCGTGCCACACGGAACGCTGACCGCCAGGCCCATTCACATCCTGACCGAGTTCGGCCATGGTCGCGCCCAGCGAAGCGGTGTAACCCATGATGAAGAACGCTGCTGCGAGCAGCGTCGCGGGCCAGCGCGGCAGCTTGAGCTGCTCATAGATCTGCCCCAGCCCCGCCCCCGCCAGCCCCATCGCGAACGGCACGATGGGCAACAGGAAGCGGAACTCCTTGTGCGGGATCACGCTGTGCGCGAGCCAATACGCGAGAACGACGACGACGTACCCGCGCGCGCGCGTCCAGATCGCCGCAAGCCCCAGTGGGATCAGAAGCGCAGACGGGCCGGTCGAAGTCCACGCCGTCTGCAAGTAGTAACCGAATGGTGAAGTCCCCCACTTCGAGGCCTTGCCCTCGATGAGGTTGAACTGCACGTAGGTGATGAACGCGTGGAACGGCCGTCCCCAGGTCACCCAGTCCAGCACGCCGCCCAGCAGACCGACGATCGCGGCCACGATGGCGAACTGAATCGCATCCTGCCTGCGCTTCTGCGCGAAGAGCAGCGCCAGCAGGCCCACGACGACCACGCCGTTCTGGTAGCGAAAGAAGACCGCCGTGGCCGCCAGCGCCGCCGCGATGCGCGCGCGCTTCGTGCCTGGCTCGAGCAAGAGCACCGCCGCGCCAACAATCAGCGGCCCGCTCACCGTCTCGGTCATGCAGCGCGCGCCGAAGACCACCATCGCCGGGAACGACGCCGAGAGCGCGCCCGCGAGCAGCGCCCCGGACGTGCCCGCGAGCTTCTCCGCCAGCCGCATCGACGCTGCGATCCCCGCGAGGCCCACGATGACCACTGCGACCTTGGCGATGACGATCAGCGTGAGCGCGCCGTGCACACCCAGCGCGGCCGCGAGCTTCCAGAGCAGCCCAATCAGGCCCGGGAAGAGCCAGGAGCGCGCGCCCTGCTCGAACTCCCAGGGGATGAGCCCGTAGCCGAAGGCCACCCGGTGACCTTGCTCGAGCGACTGGTAGATCTCGTCGGGCCAGAACATGCCCTGGTCGGCGACCGCGGCCCAGAGCCGGATGGGCGCCGCCAGGCCGAGGATGGCCGCGTAGGGCGCGAAGCGGGCGAGCGAGTGGGCGCGCGCGGGGGCGGCGGCGGGCGCGGCGTCGACGGCGGCGGTCACGCGCGACCTTCTACCGGGGGCTGCCCTGCGAGTCGAGGCGGACCGAGCGCCCCGGGAACCGAGCGGCCGAGCGGCAAGCGTCGACGGCGGGCATGCGATTCACCGTTGGCCACTTCACCTTCCGGCGACTCGAGGGTACGTTGCGAAGATTGTTTGAGGTCAAAGGAGTTTTTACTTGAAGAACGCTGCCTTCGCCGCCCTCACCGCCGTCATTCTCGCCGGTTGCAGCGGCTCCAGCTCCAGCTCCAGTTCCAGCTCCAGCACGACCACCACCGCCACTGCGACGGGTACCAGCGGCAGCAGCGGCTCCACCACCGAGGGCGCCAGCAGCAGCACGGGCGCGTCGACGGCGAGCAGCAGCACGGCCAGCTCGAGCTCCACCAGCGCGAGCACCGGGAGCAGCGGCTCGAGCTCCGGCAGCACGGGCTCCAGTGCGTCGTCGAGCACCGGCAGCTCCGGTTCGGACAGCGGCAGCACGGCGTCGTCCGGCTCGGGAAGCGGCAGCTCCGGCTTCGGATCCGGATCCAGCTCCGGATCCAGCACGGGCACCACGGGCAGCCTCACCATCGTGGACTGCAACGACGACGGCGGCGCCGTGCCCTGCAGCGCGTCCGGACTCGGCATCGACAGCGCGCAGCTCCAGGCCAACGCCAACAACGTGCTCAGCGCCATCGGCCTGGTGCAGTCGCACGGCGCGGCCTCGGTGGCGGTGCTCTTCGAGACCGACGGCGGCGCGGTGCAGGCCACGCCCATCTTCGCCGCGTTCGACGACGGTGGCGCGGAGACCCTGCCTGTGCTCGGGCTCGCGGCGTCGACGGACTATGCGATGCAGTTCGTGGCCAGCGACGGCGACGGCGGCCTCGCGCGCAGCCCGGTGCTCGACTTCAGCACCGCGGCGCTGCCCCCGGAGGTGGCCGCCCTGAACACGTTCACGGTCGTCCAGAACGGCCCGGTGGAGCCAGGCTACTTCGTGGTGCCCAAGCTGAGCAGCGGCACGGTGACCCCGCCCCAGCCGGTGATGGTGGTGGACCGGAGTGGGCAGGTGGTCTGGTACGTCGACCTCACCACTCAGCCCGATGGCGACTTCCAGAAGCAGCCCGACGGCACCTACGACGTCGCCGCGGCTGGCCCCTACTTCAACACCGTCCGCACCGGCATCTTCGAGAAGTTCGACGTGCTCGGGAACCTCCTGGCCTCGTACACCCTCCCCGATCCTGACGGCGGGACCGACCCGCATGAGCTGCGGACCCTCCCCGACGGGGACATGCTCATCCTGGGCGATACGCTGAGGGTCTTGGACATGACCGCCTACGATGGCGGCTCCAGCGCCACGGTGATTGGCAACACCCTGTATCGGATTCACCCGGACGGCGGTGCGGCCTTCATTTGGGACTCGTTCGACCACACCACGCCTGCGGATGTGGACCCCGCGCTCGTGGCTGTCACCAACAACCCGCTCGACGAGACGCACTGCAACGCCATCGACCAGACCTCCGACGGCAACTACCTGGTCAGCTCGCGCCACATGAGCCAGCTCTGGAAGATCGACGCCACCACCGGCGACGTGATCTGGAAGCTCGGCCGCCACGGCGACTTCACCTTCGTCAACGACCCGCTCAACGGCTTTGGCGGCCAGCACTTCGCTCGCGAGACGGCGCCCGACCGCATCCTGCTCTTCGACGACGGCAACAGTCACAGCCCGCAGGTGAGCCGCGCGGCCGAGTAC contains the following coding sequences:
- a CDS encoding aryl-sulfate sulfotransferase, with the translated sequence MDCNDDGGAVPCSASGLGIDSAQLQANANNVLSAIGLVQSHGAASVAVLFETDGGAVQATPIFAAFDDGGAETLPVLGLAASTDYAMQFVASDGDGGLARSPVLDFSTAALPPEVAALNTFTVVQNGPVEPGYFVVPKLSSGTVTPPQPVMVVDRSGQVVWYVDLTTQPDGDFQKQPDGTYDVAAAGPYFNTVRTGIFEKFDVLGNLLASYTLPDPDGGTDPHELRTLPDGDMLILGDTLRVLDMTAYDGGSSATVIGNTLYRIHPDGGAAFIWDSFDHTTPADVDPALVAVTNNPLDETHCNAIDQTSDGNYLVSSRHMSQLWKIDATTGDVIWKLGRHGDFTFVNDPLNGFGGQHFARETAPDRILLFDDGNSHSPQVSRAAEYQLAFDPATGAPTTATLVWSYNPGIYGFAMGSAQRLPNGNTVITYGTDSRIDEVDPSGNLLWQLNDPHPAFGLYRGLFIDSLY